From a single Adhaeribacter swui genomic region:
- a CDS encoding ABC transporter permease has protein sequence MLTHYLTLACRNLFRHKFYSFLNIAGLAIGMACCLIIFLYVRTSLSYDTHHRGANNIYRIVGEDKKDQQKWMAFTTPMLAPTLQKTFPEVAQAARLLILPGTLIEHDNRRFYEDNFYLADSALLQILNLPLRSGDARTALHTPDAVLISADAAQKYFGSENPVGKILSLDKEVKLTVTGVLAKPTTPTHLKADFIGSFALARSMYQERLNDWTWQQFYTYVRLRENTSAPAFEAKLADYIQNKVQPLLQDDDIGFNFHLQPVTAIYLRSAHLEYDQPNRGNSNYVYAFAIIAVFILVIACFNFMNLSTARSLKRAKEVGVRKVIGAHKSQLIGQYLGESILLTFIAFTLAIPLVRVVLPFFNELSGEVLQLHFTKDLLVIVGLLLLSIPVGLLAGLYPAFFLSSLRPIAVLKSNTTTRGYRLSSLRQGLVVAQFVISVVLIAATAIVYRQLNYLQNKDLGFDKEQTLVFRMEGTRMLQAAEQFKIELLRNPHVLAAATSYGEPGGIAAGETIRLRGDKNNRHISMFTVDYDYIPLMKMQMVAGRPFFKKFKTDEQQAFILNETAVKEFNLGTPEQALGQEIFWDEWEAPDKVKAGKVIGVVKDFHFKSLQQKIEPFVMHVYPAAATWMTVRIRPDNVSNTLADLENTWRTLAPEYPFTYHFLDESFDQMIGKERKMSQVFTLFSGLAIFIACLGLLGLVAFSAQQRTREIGIRKVMGASVPQIMLLLSRDFTRLVLIAIVIACPIAWYGTHRWLQDFAYRIDINWWVFGLAGVVALLIALITVSFQAIKAAVANPVNALRSE, from the coding sequence ATGCTTACCCACTACCTGACACTCGCCTGCCGGAACTTGTTCCGGCATAAATTTTACTCTTTTTTAAATATAGCTGGGCTGGCGATTGGTATGGCGTGCTGCCTAATCATATTCCTGTACGTGCGCACTTCCTTGAGTTATGATACGCACCACCGGGGAGCCAACAATATTTACCGGATAGTGGGCGAAGATAAAAAAGACCAGCAAAAATGGATGGCCTTTACCACGCCCATGCTGGCGCCTACCTTACAAAAAACTTTCCCGGAAGTAGCACAGGCCGCCCGCCTGCTGATTTTACCCGGCACTTTAATCGAGCACGACAACCGCCGGTTTTACGAAGACAACTTTTACCTGGCCGATTCCGCCCTGCTCCAAATCTTAAATTTACCCTTGCGTTCCGGCGATGCCCGCACGGCCTTGCACACGCCAGATGCGGTGCTGATTTCAGCAGATGCGGCCCAAAAATACTTCGGCTCCGAAAACCCAGTAGGTAAAATTTTGTCCCTGGATAAAGAAGTAAAACTTACTGTAACCGGGGTACTGGCAAAACCCACCACGCCAACGCACCTGAAAGCGGATTTTATCGGCTCTTTTGCGCTGGCCCGCAGCATGTACCAGGAACGGTTAAACGACTGGACCTGGCAGCAGTTTTATACTTACGTCCGCTTGCGGGAAAACACTTCCGCGCCCGCGTTTGAAGCCAAACTCGCTGATTATATACAAAATAAGGTACAACCCTTGCTCCAAGACGACGACATCGGGTTTAATTTTCATCTGCAGCCAGTAACAGCTATTTACCTGCGTTCCGCGCACCTGGAGTACGACCAGCCCAACCGGGGCAACAGCAATTACGTGTACGCCTTTGCCATTATCGCGGTATTTATTCTGGTAATTGCCTGCTTTAATTTCATGAATTTATCTACGGCGCGTTCATTAAAACGGGCCAAAGAAGTGGGCGTACGGAAAGTAATTGGGGCACACAAAAGCCAGCTCATTGGCCAATACCTCGGTGAATCTATTTTGCTCACTTTCATAGCTTTTACGTTAGCTATTCCGCTGGTTAGAGTAGTGTTGCCTTTCTTCAATGAGTTGTCCGGCGAAGTGCTGCAATTACATTTCACGAAAGATTTGCTGGTAATAGTTGGGTTGCTTTTGCTAAGCATTCCGGTGGGTTTACTGGCGGGCTTGTATCCGGCTTTTTTCCTGTCGTCTTTGCGACCTATTGCGGTATTAAAAAGCAATACTACCACCAGGGGCTACCGGCTTTCTTCGTTGCGGCAAGGTTTGGTAGTGGCGCAATTTGTAATATCAGTGGTGCTGATTGCCGCTACCGCTATCGTGTACCGCCAACTGAATTACCTCCAAAACAAAGATTTAGGGTTTGATAAAGAGCAAACTTTGGTTTTCCGAATGGAAGGCACCCGCATGCTTCAGGCCGCGGAACAATTTAAAATTGAACTGCTCCGCAACCCACACGTGCTAGCGGCGGCTACTTCGTACGGCGAACCGGGCGGAATAGCGGCCGGCGAAACCATTCGGCTGCGCGGCGACAAGAATAACCGGCACATTAGCATGTTTACCGTGGATTACGACTACATCCCGCTAATGAAAATGCAAATGGTAGCGGGCCGGCCTTTTTTTAAAAAATTTAAAACCGATGAGCAACAAGCCTTTATCCTGAACGAAACGGCCGTAAAAGAATTTAACCTCGGCACGCCCGAGCAAGCTCTGGGTCAGGAAATTTTCTGGGACGAATGGGAAGCACCCGACAAAGTAAAAGCCGGTAAAGTTATCGGGGTAGTTAAGGATTTTCATTTTAAATCCTTGCAGCAGAAAATAGAACCTTTCGTGATGCACGTGTACCCGGCCGCCGCCACCTGGATGACCGTACGAATTCGCCCGGATAATGTCTCCAATACGCTAGCAGACCTGGAAAATACCTGGCGCACCCTAGCGCCAGAATATCCTTTTACCTATCACTTTTTAGACGAGTCGTTTGACCAGATGATCGGGAAAGAGCGGAAGATGAGCCAGGTATTTACCCTTTTCTCGGGTTTAGCCATTTTTATTGCCTGCCTGGGTTTGCTGGGATTAGTGGCTTTCTCGGCGCAGCAGCGCACCCGCGAAATTGGCATCCGCAAAGTAATGGGCGCCTCCGTGCCGCAAATCATGTTGCTGCTTTCCCGCGATTTCACCCGGCTGGTACTCATTGCTATTGTTATTGCCTGCCCCATTGCCTGGTACGGCACCCACCGCTGGCTGCAAGACTTTGCCTACCGCATCGACATTAACTGGTGGGTATTTGGGCTAGCCGGTGTAGTGGCCCTGCTCATTGCCTTAATCACCGTTAGTTTCCAGGCGATCAAAGCCGCAGTAGCCAATCCGGTAAATGCCTTACGCAGCGAGTGA
- a CDS encoding ABC transporter permease yields the protein MLLNYFKIAFRNLLRHKAFSLLNIAGLSVGVAVALLIFLIVRFELSFDTFHQKRDRTYRVVNDFTHEAGKDYQVGVPFPFVPALKTDFPQLEKVTTTFQAYNSQITVLDEQGAITKKFREENSLLFTEPEFFQIFDYPWLAGDPKKVLVEPNTVALTRSIAEKYFGSWQKALGKFIKLDNKQLLQVNGILKDLPDNTDFPIQIAVSFPTLRKFIDANEFTNWGSVWSSTQCYLVLPPKASPTQFDRSLASFLKKHNSDDRNHTYKLQALSDLHFNTRYPSMTYRSISKTTVLSLVLIGAFILIIACINFVNLATAQAIGRAKETGIRKVLGSNRGHLIVQFLGETFFIVLLAVSVAVLLVLAVLPFVRSISNLPDDFQLPLSLEMVGFLLFLILVVTVLSGFYPALILSGFQPVQALKSKMTLQTVGGISLRKALVVMQFSISQVLVIATLIAITQMDYVRKKDLGYNQEAILLVSVPQDSLSQFKLQTLKNRFQALSAVQKVSLHFAAPSSGSNSMTNFRFGKATEDAQFPVNLKAGDVDYFSTFQLRLVAGRAYFPSDTAREVVVNEKLLRQVGVKHAQDAIGQTIRINDRNYPVVGVVQDFHNVSLRDPIAPTAILANKSSYRQVGLKLKPANADMKETLRTVEQIWNETFPEYVYEASFLDERLAEFYEGETKLAQLFKIFAAIAIFIGCLGLYGLVSFVAMQKTKEIGIRKVLGASLPNIVSLLSRDFLKLVLLANVLAWPLAWWAMQRWLQDFEYRTPIGWWMFAVAGLGALLIALITVSFQAIKAAVANPVEALRSE from the coding sequence ATGTTACTCAACTACTTTAAAATTGCTTTCCGAAATTTATTGCGGCACAAAGCTTTTTCGCTGCTGAACATTGCCGGCTTGTCGGTGGGCGTAGCGGTGGCTTTGCTGATCTTTTTAATCGTGCGTTTTGAGCTGAGTTTTGATACGTTCCACCAGAAGCGCGACCGGACGTACCGGGTAGTAAACGATTTTACCCACGAAGCCGGTAAAGATTACCAGGTGGGCGTACCGTTTCCGTTTGTGCCGGCCTTAAAAACCGACTTCCCGCAACTAGAAAAAGTAACTACTACATTTCAAGCCTATAATTCGCAAATCACGGTTCTGGATGAGCAAGGTGCTATTACCAAAAAGTTTAGAGAAGAAAACAGCCTTTTATTTACAGAACCCGAGTTTTTTCAAATTTTTGATTACCCGTGGCTAGCCGGAGATCCCAAGAAAGTTTTAGTAGAACCCAATACCGTTGCCCTCACCCGCTCTATTGCCGAAAAGTATTTTGGCTCCTGGCAAAAAGCTTTGGGCAAGTTTATTAAGCTCGATAACAAGCAATTGCTGCAAGTAAACGGCATTTTAAAAGATCTGCCGGATAATACCGATTTTCCAATACAAATAGCCGTTTCGTTCCCTACCCTGCGCAAGTTTATAGATGCCAATGAATTTACCAATTGGGGCAGTGTCTGGAGCAGCACGCAATGCTACCTGGTACTTCCGCCCAAGGCATCGCCCACGCAGTTTGACCGGTCATTAGCGTCTTTTTTAAAAAAACACAATTCCGACGACCGGAACCACACCTACAAACTGCAAGCTTTATCGGATCTGCATTTTAATACGCGCTACCCTTCCATGACGTACCGCAGCATCAGCAAAACTACGGTTTTATCGCTGGTGTTAATTGGCGCTTTTATTCTAATCATTGCCTGCATTAACTTTGTGAACCTGGCTACGGCGCAGGCTATTGGCCGGGCTAAAGAAACCGGCATCCGCAAAGTGCTGGGCAGTAACCGGGGACATTTAATAGTGCAGTTTCTCGGCGAAACTTTCTTTATTGTGCTACTGGCGGTATCCGTAGCTGTGTTGTTGGTACTAGCCGTGCTGCCTTTCGTGCGGTCAATTTCGAACCTGCCCGACGATTTTCAGCTGCCTTTATCTTTAGAAATGGTCGGTTTCCTGCTCTTTTTGATCTTGGTGGTTACAGTGCTTTCGGGCTTTTATCCGGCCTTAATTTTATCGGGGTTTCAGCCGGTGCAGGCTTTAAAAAGCAAAATGACGCTGCAAACCGTGGGTGGCATTTCGTTGCGCAAAGCTTTGGTGGTAATGCAGTTTTCTATTTCGCAGGTACTCGTAATTGCCACCTTGATTGCCATTACGCAAATGGACTACGTACGCAAAAAAGATTTAGGTTATAACCAGGAAGCCATCTTGCTGGTAAGCGTACCCCAGGACAGCCTGAGCCAATTTAAATTACAAACGTTAAAAAACCGGTTCCAGGCTTTATCGGCAGTACAAAAAGTAAGTTTGCATTTTGCGGCGCCTTCGTCGGGTAGTAATTCCATGACCAATTTCCGGTTTGGCAAGGCCACCGAAGACGCGCAGTTTCCGGTTAACTTAAAAGCCGGCGACGTTGATTATTTTTCTACGTTCCAGTTGCGCTTAGTGGCGGGCCGAGCTTATTTCCCCAGCGATACGGCGCGCGAAGTAGTGGTAAACGAGAAATTACTCCGCCAAGTTGGCGTGAAACACGCCCAAGATGCCATCGGCCAGACCATCCGCATCAACGACCGCAATTATCCGGTAGTCGGCGTAGTACAAGATTTTCACAATGTATCGCTACGCGACCCTATTGCGCCCACCGCCATTCTCGCAAACAAAAGCAGCTACCGGCAGGTAGGGTTAAAACTAAAACCCGCGAATGCGGACATGAAAGAAACCCTCCGGACTGTGGAGCAAATCTGGAACGAGACTTTTCCGGAGTACGTGTACGAGGCCAGTTTCCTGGATGAGCGCCTGGCTGAGTTCTACGAAGGCGAAACCAAACTAGCCCAACTTTTTAAAATTTTTGCCGCCATTGCCATTTTCATTGGCTGTTTGGGTTTGTACGGTTTGGTATCGTTCGTAGCAATGCAAAAAACCAAAGAAATCGGTATCCGCAAGGTATTAGGGGCCTCGTTGCCCAACATTGTTTCGCTGCTATCCCGCGATTTCCTGAAACTGGTTTTATTGGCTAATGTGCTGGCCTGGCCGCTAGCCTGGTGGGCCATGCAACGCTGGCTCCAGGATTTTGAATACCGCACCCCCATTGGCTGGTGGATGTTTGCCGTAGCCGGTTTGGGCGCCTTGTTGATTGCCTTGATTACGGTCAGCTTCCAAGCCATCAAAGCCGCCGTTGCCAACCCCGTGGAGGCGCTGCGGAGTGAGTAG
- a CDS encoding nucleotidyltransferase family protein, giving the protein MIQTISDYKEQIKSLCEQHRVRSLFAFGSVTNDRFKADSDIDLVVDIDAPDPLEYTDHYFELKFELEQILQREVDLLEQKAIRNPFLKQEIDRTKVLVYGK; this is encoded by the coding sequence ATGATACAAACAATTAGTGACTATAAGGAGCAAATAAAAAGCCTTTGTGAGCAGCACCGCGTTAGAAGCCTTTTTGCATTTGGCTCTGTCACCAACGACAGGTTTAAAGCCGATAGTGATATTGACTTAGTGGTAGATATTGATGCACCTGATCCTTTAGAATATACGGATCATTACTTTGAACTAAAATTTGAGTTAGAACAAATCCTGCAACGAGAAGTTGATTTACTAGAACAAAAAGCTATTAGAAACCCTTTCCTCAAACAAGAAATTGATCGAACCAAAGTACTTGTTTATGGAAAGTGA
- a CDS encoding HepT-like ribonuclease domain-containing protein has product MESDIQLWLADIKRSVVEIYDFLPAEKDFHLFQQDLKTRKAVERNLEIIGEALNRILRIHPEINITNARRIVNTRNRIIHCYDTVSEDIIWAIVIKDLPKLEEEIEKLLS; this is encoded by the coding sequence ATGGAAAGTGATATTCAATTATGGTTAGCCGACATTAAAAGGTCTGTAGTAGAAATTTATGATTTCTTACCAGCAGAAAAAGACTTTCACCTGTTCCAGCAAGACCTGAAAACCAGGAAAGCAGTTGAGCGAAATCTGGAAATAATAGGAGAAGCCCTCAATCGAATTTTAAGAATACATCCTGAAATAAATATTACAAATGCCCGAAGAATTGTAAATACAAGAAATAGAATAATCCACTGCTACGATACTGTTTCGGAAGACATCATTTGGGCTATAGTGATTAAAGACCTTCCAAAACTGGAAGAAGAAATAGAAAAGTTGCTTTCGTAA
- a CDS encoding ABC transporter permease — protein sequence MLKNYFKIAWRSLTKQKMYAAIKVGGFALGIAACFLISLYIRDELRYDRHVPHAERIYRVAIDFNNQGEIIKSVHFQAPFAKALKADFPEIEKAGRLIASELFGAGNAQIRRSDRLENSYEEHVAFVDQDLIDLLQLPMVYGDRQHALAEPNTIVISKTKADKFFPNENPVGKTLIINDNTEKPYKIGGVMADMPATSHLQYDFLLTLTGLEFFPGEQTNWQNTNYLTYVLLRPGADAKQLTKKLISVIEKNMVPQMVANGNVEAANIVKNITFKLQPLLDIHLYSNGIRDTWSKYGDIRFVYLFGAIAAFILIIACINFINLSTAKSANRAKEVGLRKVLGSYRSSLVKQFLTESLLYSVISFAVGLILAWLLLPYFNQLAAKALVIPWQAWWLLPTLLSAAVVVGVVAGLYPAFYLSAFQPVSVLKGAVSRGSKSSGTRGLLVVFQFTTSIVLIVGTFIIYRQMNYILNKEIGFEKDQVILLQGTNTLGNKIKTLKTELLRLPEVKSVSVSDYLPVKDTKRNGNSFWKEGKVTEESSINGQIWEVDQDYVKTLGMKITAGQDFSRDLASDAQAVVVNQALIQKFNFAQPIGQRITNGGQTWTIIGVIEDFHYETFKQNIEPLCLVLGNSPSVVAVKVNTPQMANLLQDLTTVWKTVAPHQPIRFSFLDESYARMHEDVQHMGQIFSSFAILAIIVACLGLFALSAFMVEQRSKEISIRLVLGASTFNIFRLLTQNFLKLVFIALLLAVPIAWFGMQKWLQDYEYRVSITWDVFLIAGILAVCIAVLTISYQSIRAAFTKPVKALRNE from the coding sequence ATGTTAAAAAACTATTTTAAAATTGCCTGGCGTTCTTTAACGAAGCAAAAAATGTATGCGGCCATTAAAGTGGGCGGCTTTGCGTTAGGCATTGCGGCCTGTTTTTTAATTTCTTTATACATCCGCGACGAGCTGCGCTACGACCGCCACGTGCCGCATGCGGAGCGCATTTACCGGGTGGCAATAGATTTTAACAACCAGGGTGAGATTATAAAAAGTGTTCATTTTCAGGCTCCCTTTGCCAAAGCGTTAAAAGCCGATTTCCCGGAAATTGAAAAAGCAGGTCGCTTAATTGCCAGCGAACTTTTTGGGGCCGGCAACGCCCAAATTAGGCGCAGCGATAGGCTGGAAAACTCCTACGAAGAACACGTAGCCTTTGTCGATCAGGATTTAATAGATTTGCTGCAACTGCCCATGGTATACGGCGACCGGCAGCACGCTCTCGCGGAACCTAACACCATTGTTATCTCTAAAACAAAAGCCGATAAATTTTTCCCGAACGAAAACCCGGTTGGCAAAACTTTAATCATTAACGACAACACCGAAAAGCCTTACAAAATTGGCGGCGTAATGGCCGACATGCCGGCTACCTCGCACCTGCAGTACGATTTTTTACTTACTTTAACCGGGCTGGAATTTTTCCCGGGCGAACAAACCAATTGGCAAAACACCAATTACCTGACTTATGTATTGCTGCGGCCAGGAGCAGATGCCAAGCAATTAACGAAAAAATTAATCTCCGTTATTGAGAAAAACATGGTGCCGCAAATGGTGGCGAATGGTAACGTAGAGGCGGCAAACATTGTTAAAAATATTACGTTTAAGCTGCAGCCGCTTCTGGATATTCACCTGTACTCCAACGGCATCCGGGACACCTGGTCTAAGTACGGCGATATTCGGTTTGTGTATTTGTTTGGCGCTATTGCGGCCTTTATTTTAATAATTGCCTGCATTAACTTCATTAACCTGTCTACGGCTAAATCGGCCAACCGGGCCAAAGAAGTAGGCTTACGCAAAGTGTTAGGCTCTTACCGTAGCAGTTTAGTTAAACAATTCTTAACCGAGTCGCTTTTATACAGCGTTATTTCTTTTGCTGTTGGGCTTATCCTGGCCTGGCTTTTACTGCCTTATTTTAACCAACTAGCCGCTAAAGCGCTGGTTATTCCGTGGCAGGCCTGGTGGCTGCTGCCTACTTTACTTTCTGCGGCTGTGGTTGTAGGTGTAGTGGCAGGATTGTATCCGGCATTTTACTTGTCGGCTTTTCAACCGGTTAGCGTATTAAAAGGTGCTGTCAGCCGCGGTAGCAAAAGCTCCGGCACCCGCGGTTTATTAGTGGTTTTTCAATTTACTACTTCTATTGTTCTAATTGTCGGTACTTTTATCATCTACCGGCAAATGAATTATATTCTGAATAAAGAAATTGGCTTTGAGAAAGACCAAGTGATTTTACTGCAAGGCACCAATACGTTAGGCAATAAGATAAAAACTTTAAAAACCGAACTCCTGCGCTTACCTGAGGTAAAAAGTGTGAGCGTAAGCGATTACCTGCCCGTGAAAGATACCAAACGCAATGGCAACTCTTTCTGGAAAGAGGGAAAAGTTACCGAAGAAAGTTCTATTAATGGTCAGATTTGGGAAGTAGACCAGGATTACGTGAAAACCCTGGGCATGAAAATTACCGCTGGACAGGATTTCTCCCGCGACCTGGCCTCCGACGCCCAAGCCGTAGTAGTAAACCAAGCGCTAATTCAAAAATTTAATTTTGCACAACCCATTGGTCAACGCATTACCAATGGCGGCCAAACCTGGACGATCATCGGGGTAATTGAAGACTTTCATTACGAAACGTTTAAACAAAATATCGAACCCTTGTGCCTGGTGTTAGGCAATAGCCCGTCGGTAGTGGCGGTAAAAGTAAATACCCCGCAAATGGCTAACCTGCTGCAAGACCTAACCACCGTTTGGAAAACCGTAGCGCCGCACCAACCTATCCGGTTTAGCTTCCTCGACGAGTCTTACGCCCGCATGCACGAAGACGTGCAGCACATGGGCCAGATCTTTAGCAGTTTTGCGATACTGGCTATAATCGTGGCTTGCCTGGGCTTGTTTGCTTTATCGGCATTTATGGTGGAGCAACGCAGCAAAGAAATCAGCATCCGGCTGGTGCTAGGGGCTTCTACGTTTAACATTTTCCGGTTACTGACTCAGAATTTTTTAAAATTAGTGTTCATTGCCTTACTCCTGGCAGTGCCTATTGCCTGGTTCGGTATGCAAAAATGGCTGCAAGATTATGAGTACCGCGTTTCTATCACTTGGGATGTATTCTTGATTGCCGGGATACTAGCCGTTTGCATTGCGGTGCTTACCATCAGCTATCAATCTATCCGGGCTGCTTTTACTAAACCGGTGAAAGCTTTGCGTAATGAATGA
- a CDS encoding ABC transporter permease → MLYNYLKLAYRNLLRQKFYTAINVVGLTLGITCCLLIFLFVQNELSYDKFHAQGDRIYRVLRVGNMNGDKTKIPYVSGPYAPALLTDFPSDVKAAVRVMSTNALFSYQDKTFKEERVFITDPEFLTMFSFPLVQGDPRQALADPDNVVISQAIAQKYFGSENPMGKLLTLDKNQTCKVAGVVANVPDNSHLKFDFVFSIKDYESQEWFQRWNNNSMFTYVLLEEKTNPENLLAQFPAFMEKHRGSETKKEGQNMTLELQPLHAIHLDTNTQFDFAEQGNKSNVYIFSAIAVFILLIACINFMNLASARSAGRAKEVGVRKVLGAYKQHLISQFLSESTLLTFIAVALSLGLIILILPYFNTFAEKHLAIPFTNPWLYVFLVGVALGVGLLAGSYPAFFLSSFEPVKVLRGRLASSAGHPLLRKALVVSQFSLSIFLMIGTVVIFRQMDYVQNKNLGFSKEHVITIPLDNEEIYSRSRAFINRLQQLPDVQSVSVMSGEPGGFHDRYVFNVIDKPNETWSFRTAFSDENYLPTLGIKLIAGRNFSKSFATDSVAAILLNETAVKNLGWTPQEAIGKEFVDPSHWAEQQAPRRRKVTGVVQDFHFSSLKETIEPLVIAMRPDRRLVAIRLAAGNPKSSLAAIEKVFNQTAPKYPFQYTFLDESFGKLYKSEQKQAQILAVFSVLAISIACLGLLGLASYTTQQRRKEIGIRKVLGASVSNVVTLLSQDFLKLVLLANILAWPLAWWAMHKWLQDFTYRVELSALIFIVAGVMALLIAIVTVSFQALKVAVANPVNALRDE, encoded by the coding sequence ATGCTTTACAACTACTTAAAACTTGCTTACCGGAATTTGCTGCGGCAGAAGTTTTATACCGCCATCAACGTAGTCGGGCTAACGCTGGGTATAACCTGTTGTTTGCTGATATTTTTATTTGTGCAGAACGAGTTGAGTTACGATAAATTCCACGCGCAGGGCGACCGCATTTACCGGGTGCTGCGGGTTGGTAACATGAACGGCGATAAGACCAAGATACCGTACGTGTCGGGGCCATATGCGCCGGCGCTGCTCACTGATTTTCCCAGCGATGTAAAAGCAGCCGTACGGGTAATGTCCACGAATGCCTTGTTTTCGTACCAGGACAAAACTTTTAAAGAAGAACGGGTATTTATTACGGATCCTGAATTTCTAACAATGTTTTCTTTTCCGCTGGTGCAAGGCGATCCGCGCCAGGCCCTTGCCGACCCGGATAATGTAGTCATCAGCCAAGCCATTGCTCAAAAGTATTTCGGTTCCGAAAACCCGATGGGCAAACTCCTGACCCTGGATAAAAACCAAACGTGCAAAGTAGCTGGGGTAGTGGCCAACGTGCCCGATAACTCGCATCTGAAATTTGATTTTGTATTTTCGATTAAAGATTACGAAAGCCAGGAGTGGTTCCAGCGCTGGAATAATAATTCGATGTTTACCTACGTGCTGCTGGAAGAGAAAACCAATCCCGAAAACCTGCTCGCACAATTCCCCGCTTTCATGGAGAAACACCGGGGCTCCGAAACTAAAAAAGAAGGGCAGAATATGACCCTGGAACTACAACCGCTCCACGCCATTCACCTGGATACCAACACGCAGTTCGATTTTGCGGAGCAGGGTAATAAAAGCAACGTGTATATTTTTTCGGCGATTGCCGTTTTTATCTTGCTCATTGCCTGCATTAATTTTATGAATCTGGCTTCAGCCCGTTCGGCTGGCCGCGCGAAAGAAGTGGGCGTGCGCAAGGTTTTGGGCGCATACAAGCAACATTTAATCAGCCAGTTTTTAAGCGAATCTACCTTGCTCACGTTTATCGCGGTAGCTTTATCGCTGGGTTTAATTATCTTAATATTACCTTATTTTAACACATTCGCCGAAAAGCACTTAGCTATTCCTTTTACTAATCCTTGGTTATACGTGTTTTTAGTGGGCGTTGCCCTGGGAGTGGGTTTGCTGGCGGGCAGTTATCCGGCTTTCTTTTTATCGTCGTTTGAGCCGGTAAAAGTTTTACGCGGGCGACTTGCTTCCAGTGCGGGTCATCCGTTACTACGGAAAGCCTTGGTAGTATCGCAGTTTAGCCTGTCAATTTTTCTGATGATTGGCACCGTAGTTATTTTCCGGCAGATGGATTACGTGCAGAACAAAAATTTAGGGTTCAGTAAAGAACATGTGATTACCATACCGTTGGATAACGAAGAAATTTACAGCCGGAGCCGCGCTTTTATTAATCGTTTACAGCAACTGCCGGATGTTCAATCGGTATCGGTAATGTCGGGGGAACCGGGTGGTTTCCACGATAGGTATGTATTTAACGTAATCGATAAACCCAACGAGACCTGGAGTTTCCGGACGGCTTTTTCCGATGAAAATTATTTGCCAACGCTCGGCATTAAACTAATAGCAGGCCGTAATTTTTCAAAATCTTTTGCTACGGATTCGGTAGCGGCCATTTTACTGAACGAAACCGCGGTTAAAAACTTAGGCTGGACGCCGCAGGAAGCTATCGGGAAAGAATTTGTGGATCCCAGCCATTGGGCTGAACAACAAGCGCCACGTCGCCGCAAAGTAACTGGGGTAGTGCAGGATTTTCATTTTTCTTCGCTGAAAGAAACCATTGAACCCCTGGTAATAGCTATGCGCCCCGATCGCCGCTTGGTGGCTATCCGGCTAGCCGCGGGCAACCCAAAATCCAGCCTGGCGGCCATCGAAAAAGTGTTCAATCAAACCGCACCAAAATATCCGTTTCAATATACGTTCCTCGACGAGTCGTTTGGCAAGTTGTATAAGAGCGAACAAAAGCAGGCGCAAATACTGGCAGTATTCTCCGTACTGGCTATTTCTATTGCTTGCCTCGGTTTATTAGGTTTGGCTTCTTACACCACCCAGCAACGCCGCAAAGAAATTGGCATCCGCAAAGTATTGGGCGCTTCGGTGAGCAACGTGGTGACTTTGCTCTCTCAGGATTTTTTAAAATTAGTATTGCTGGCCAATATTCTGGCCTGGCCATTAGCCTGGTGGGCCATGCACAAATGGTTGCAGGATTTTACCTACCGCGTAGAACTCAGCGCGCTGATATTTATTGTAGCCGGCGTTATGGCCTTGCTCATTGCGATTGTAACGGTAAGTTTCCAGGCTTTAAAAGTAGCGGTGGCTAACCCGGTAAATGCCCTACGCGACGAGTAG